A single genomic interval of Alistipes provencensis harbors:
- a CDS encoding DUF4932 domain-containing protein, whose protein sequence is MGKKIGWLLLALFAVGRVYSQSYGVAVDERVELLSIAFYLGGNEEYSHIPEAYKKRIDAHFTRYADHKLIRRLVPAYRKYCNIGWNAPVSLALQLEISPKGKIAWIPNVQTANVDPRWQIVNSRKFFNKLNDFYRKAKFREFCRDSREFYDEAVARMETCLETTVDPSWFDAYFGFGAPKRFNIVLGLCTGYHNYGLKTTYHDNDRQDLYCVVGSWRTDDEGMPAYPPGYYDWLLVHEFSHSYCNPLMAPYIGELVKYAPAYRTMAEERGCPDKLGGGWENILYEALVRACTIRYFEQKGTYPAALVGWDRSQGVFFTKELSDWLVRYESNRDKYPTLESFMPEIMKFYDDYFAAYVAVQ, encoded by the coding sequence ATGGGTAAAAAAATTGGTTGGCTTCTGTTGGCGCTCTTTGCGGTGGGACGGGTTTATTCTCAGTCTTATGGCGTTGCGGTCGACGAGCGGGTGGAGTTGTTGAGCATCGCTTTTTATCTGGGTGGCAATGAGGAGTATTCCCATATTCCTGAAGCTTACAAAAAGCGCATTGATGCACATTTTACCCGGTATGCTGACCATAAACTGATTCGGCGGTTGGTTCCGGCATATCGGAAATACTGCAATATCGGCTGGAACGCTCCCGTGTCGCTGGCCCTGCAACTGGAAATCTCGCCGAAAGGCAAAATCGCATGGATACCGAATGTGCAAACGGCCAATGTGGACCCACGGTGGCAGATCGTCAATTCCCGCAAATTCTTCAACAAACTGAACGATTTTTACCGAAAGGCTAAATTTCGGGAGTTTTGCCGGGATTCCCGGGAGTTCTACGACGAGGCTGTCGCCCGGATGGAGACGTGTCTGGAGACGACTGTCGATCCTTCGTGGTTCGACGCTTATTTTGGTTTCGGGGCGCCGAAGCGTTTCAATATCGTACTCGGGTTATGCACCGGGTATCACAACTATGGGTTGAAGACGACTTACCACGACAATGACCGGCAGGATTTGTATTGTGTCGTCGGTTCGTGGCGGACGGACGATGAGGGAATGCCGGCCTATCCTCCGGGATATTATGATTGGCTGTTGGTGCACGAGTTCAGCCATTCGTATTGCAATCCGTTGATGGCTCCATATATAGGCGAATTGGTAAAATATGCTCCGGCTTATCGGACGATGGCCGAAGAACGAGGATGTCCCGACAAACTGGGAGGCGGTTGGGAAAATATTCTGTACGAAGCTTTGGTAAGGGCTTGTACGATCCGGTATTTCGAGCAGAAAGGCACTTATCCGGCAGCTTTGGTCGGTTGGGACCGATCGCAAGGTGTGTTCTTCACGAAGGAACTGAGCGACTGGTTGGTCCGTTATGAAAGCAACCGGGACAAATACCCTACACTGGAGAGTTTCATGCCTGAGATCATGAAATTCTATGATGACTATTTTGCAGCGTACGTTGCAGTGCAATGA
- a CDS encoding pectinesterase family protein, with translation MLRFGILTILLCRGLWASAETVYTVDCNGGGDFRTIQECFDALPSKPSEWRTVRIMPGVYREKVTLDVYKDKVRILGDEMAETRIVWDDYAGKVVDGRELTTYDSYTMSVRADEVYLDCLTIENDAGRVGQAVALETRGDRIHLYHCALIGDQDTFFARGYVSRVHVENCHIEGTTDFIFGPSIVLFECSTIHCKADSFITAASTTERNEYGFVFSCCRVTAAEGVTRVYLGRPWKSTARTVWLECEFPAAIRSEGWRDWHDAARKGDVYYAEWRCGGPGADRSGRVAWSRELTDDEVTAYTIQRIFAKKTGSEQFRDDWEPLGRLSYELLEEL, from the coding sequence ATGCTGCGCTTTGGGATACTGACGATCCTGCTCTGCCGGGGCCTTTGGGCTTCGGCAGAGACGGTTTATACCGTCGACTGCAACGGCGGCGGGGATTTCCGGACCATTCAGGAATGCTTCGACGCCCTGCCTTCGAAACCGTCGGAGTGGCGCACGGTGCGGATCATGCCCGGTGTCTATCGCGAGAAGGTGACGCTCGATGTCTACAAGGACAAGGTCCGGATTCTGGGCGATGAAATGGCTGAAACCCGCATCGTCTGGGACGACTATGCCGGCAAAGTCGTCGATGGCCGCGAGCTGACCACCTACGACAGCTATACGATGTCTGTCCGGGCCGACGAGGTCTATCTGGATTGCCTGACCATCGAGAACGATGCCGGAAGGGTAGGGCAGGCCGTGGCGCTCGAAACCCGCGGCGACCGCATCCATCTGTATCATTGTGCGCTCATCGGCGATCAGGACACCTTTTTTGCCCGCGGCTACGTTTCGCGCGTGCATGTCGAGAATTGCCATATCGAGGGAACCACCGATTTCATCTTCGGCCCTTCGATCGTGCTGTTCGAGTGTTCGACGATTCATTGCAAGGCCGACAGTTTCATCACGGCGGCCTCGACCACCGAGCGCAACGAATACGGATTCGTCTTCTCCTGCTGCCGTGTGACGGCGGCCGAAGGGGTGACGCGGGTTTACCTCGGGCGTCCGTGGAAATCCACGGCCCGCACCGTGTGGCTGGAGTGCGAATTTCCGGCGGCGATCCGTTCCGAGGGGTGGCGCGACTGGCACGACGCGGCGCGCAAGGGCGACGTGTACTATGCCGAATGGCGCTGCGGGGGTCCCGGCGCCGACCGTTCGGGGCGCGTGGCGTGGTCGCGGGAGCTGACCGACGACGAAGTGACGGCATACACCATTCAGCGGATTTTTGCCAAAAAGACCGGCTCCGAACAGTTCCGCGACGACTGGGAGCCGCTCGGCAGACTTTCGTACGAATTACTCGAAGAGCTATGA
- a CDS encoding UxaA family hydrolase, translating to MKRFLKINAADNVAVALADLPKGERVDVGGVGVTLRDDIARGHKFALRDIAAGENVVKYGYPIGHATEDVPQGGWIHSHNLKTNLRDDLEYTYTPKVYDIECPKRDVRVMGYLRRNDTMGIRNELWIVPSVGCVNGQAQAIVERVKRECDCSHLDDVRVYTHNYGCSQLGDDHANTQRALAALVKHPNAGAVLVLGLGCENNQVSALKEVIGEWDDERVKFLIAQEVEDEIEAGFEICRELVEKTKSDKRQPLPLSYLKVGLKCGGSDGFSGITANPLVGLFSDWLIAQGGTTVLTEVPEMFGAETILMDRATDRRIFDETVCLINDFKHYFRKFDQPIYENPSPGNKKGGITTLEEKSLGCVQKGGAQPVVDVLNYAQPITRQGLNLLQAPGNDLVAASALALSGCQMVLFTTGRGTPFGAFVPTMKISTNTQLSEFKANWIDFNAGTMVEDEEPQAVLDRFIDKVMATADGEHLKHEKTGFKEIAIFKTGVTL from the coding sequence ATGAAACGATTCCTGAAAATCAATGCCGCGGACAATGTCGCCGTGGCACTCGCAGACCTTCCGAAAGGCGAGCGGGTCGATGTCGGCGGTGTCGGCGTGACGCTCCGGGACGACATCGCCCGGGGGCACAAATTCGCCCTGCGCGACATCGCCGCGGGCGAGAACGTCGTGAAATACGGCTATCCCATCGGCCACGCTACGGAAGACGTTCCGCAGGGCGGGTGGATTCACTCCCACAACCTGAAAACGAACCTCCGCGACGACCTCGAATACACCTATACTCCCAAGGTCTACGACATTGAGTGTCCGAAGCGCGACGTGCGGGTGATGGGGTACCTGCGCCGCAACGATACGATGGGCATCCGCAACGAGTTATGGATCGTGCCCTCGGTGGGGTGTGTCAACGGGCAGGCGCAGGCCATCGTCGAGCGCGTGAAGCGCGAGTGCGACTGTTCGCACTTGGACGATGTGCGGGTCTACACCCACAACTACGGCTGTTCACAGTTGGGTGACGACCATGCCAATACGCAGCGGGCGCTGGCCGCGCTGGTGAAGCATCCCAATGCGGGCGCCGTGCTGGTGCTGGGCCTCGGGTGCGAGAACAATCAGGTGTCGGCGCTGAAGGAGGTGATCGGCGAGTGGGACGACGAACGGGTGAAGTTCCTCATCGCGCAGGAGGTCGAGGACGAGATCGAGGCGGGATTCGAAATCTGCCGCGAACTGGTTGAAAAGACTAAAAGCGACAAGCGTCAGCCGCTTCCGCTTTCCTACCTCAAGGTGGGCTTGAAGTGCGGCGGTTCGGACGGTTTTTCGGGCATCACGGCCAATCCGCTGGTGGGCCTGTTCTCCGACTGGCTGATCGCGCAGGGCGGGACCACCGTGCTGACGGAGGTTCCCGAGATGTTCGGCGCCGAGACGATCCTGATGGACCGGGCCACGGACCGCCGGATTTTCGACGAGACGGTCTGCCTGATTAACGATTTCAAGCATTATTTCCGCAAATTCGACCAGCCGATCTACGAGAACCCCTCGCCGGGCAACAAGAAAGGCGGCATCACGACGCTCGAAGAGAAGTCGTTGGGATGCGTGCAGAAGGGCGGGGCACAGCCCGTCGTCGATGTGCTGAACTATGCCCAGCCCATTACCCGGCAGGGACTCAATCTGTTGCAGGCCCCGGGCAACGACCTTGTGGCTGCCTCGGCGCTGGCCTTGTCGGGCTGTCAGATGGTGCTGTTCACCACGGGCCGCGGTACGCCGTTCGGGGCTTTCGTGCCGACGATGAAGATTTCGACCAACACCCAGCTCTCGGAATTCAAGGCCAACTGGATCGACTTCAACGCCGGAACGATGGTCGAGGACGAGGAGCCGCAGGCGGTGCTGGACCGCTTCATCGACAAGGTGATGGCCACGGCCGACGGCGAACACCTCAAGCACGAAAAGACCGGTTTCAAGGAGATCGCCATCTTCAAGACGGGCGTAACCTTATAA
- a CDS encoding tagaturonate reductase, with amino-acid sequence MIKQLNKSTVEKVGRPVRILQFGEGNFLRAFVDWQIDIANEKGVMDAGVAVCQPILDPEHKVLGMIDLMHKQDNMYHVYLEGIENKQPKKDVRLVKSVMDSFNPYVDYATYERYFLSPELKITISNTTEAGIRYEEGDDLTACPPKSYPAKMTALLYKRFKHFNGDPTKGLCIICCELIENNGSTLHEYVIKHAEYHKLGQEFIDWVERNCHFCDTLVDRIVPGFPREQIGEIKEEIGYDDNLVVKAELYHLWAIGGPGYKEVMKELPLDKAGLHVIFMPSIKQFRDKKVRILNGSHTGMVPIALQMGCETVMDAFDTPAIEKFINDMVAEEVIPMIEEDQAELKEFAAGILERFYNPFIKHLLKSISLNSLSKWEARNYPTVRDNWFKAQRIAAHECFTFAALLTLYSPKSGFEPDDTKEFVEYIRANWDSADIDATVTKIVKESGIFTVDFSEVPGFIPAVAGYVRDMEALGMKGALEKFLA; translated from the coding sequence ATGATTAAGCAACTGAACAAGTCGACCGTCGAAAAGGTCGGCCGCCCCGTCCGCATCCTGCAGTTCGGCGAAGGCAACTTCCTGAGGGCCTTCGTGGACTGGCAGATCGACATCGCCAACGAGAAGGGCGTCATGGACGCCGGAGTGGCCGTATGCCAGCCGATCCTCGACCCGGAACACAAGGTGCTGGGGATGATCGACCTGATGCACAAGCAGGACAACATGTATCACGTCTATCTGGAGGGTATCGAGAACAAGCAGCCCAAGAAGGACGTGCGGCTGGTGAAGAGCGTCATGGATTCGTTCAATCCCTATGTGGACTATGCGACTTACGAGCGCTATTTCCTCTCGCCGGAGCTGAAGATCACCATTTCGAACACGACCGAGGCGGGCATCCGCTACGAGGAGGGCGACGACCTGACGGCCTGTCCGCCGAAGTCGTACCCCGCGAAGATGACGGCGCTGCTCTACAAGCGTTTCAAGCATTTCAACGGCGACCCGACGAAGGGCCTGTGCATCATCTGCTGCGAACTGATCGAGAACAACGGATCGACGCTGCACGAGTACGTCATCAAACACGCCGAGTACCACAAACTCGGGCAGGAGTTCATCGACTGGGTCGAGCGGAACTGTCACTTCTGCGACACGCTCGTGGACCGCATCGTGCCGGGATTCCCGCGCGAGCAGATCGGCGAAATCAAGGAGGAGATCGGCTATGACGACAACCTCGTGGTGAAGGCCGAGCTGTACCACCTGTGGGCTATCGGCGGTCCGGGCTACAAGGAGGTGATGAAGGAGTTGCCGCTGGACAAGGCGGGGCTGCATGTAATCTTCATGCCGTCGATCAAACAGTTCCGCGACAAAAAGGTCCGCATCCTGAACGGTTCGCACACGGGTATGGTGCCCATCGCCCTGCAAATGGGCTGCGAGACGGTGATGGACGCTTTCGACACCCCCGCGATTGAAAAGTTCATCAACGACATGGTCGCCGAGGAGGTGATTCCGATGATCGAGGAGGATCAGGCCGAGCTGAAAGAGTTCGCCGCCGGGATTCTGGAGCGTTTCTACAACCCCTTCATCAAACACCTGCTGAAGTCCATTTCGCTCAACTCGCTGTCGAAGTGGGAGGCGCGCAACTATCCGACCGTCCGGGACAACTGGTTCAAGGCGCAGCGCATCGCCGCACATGAGTGCTTCACCTTTGCGGCGCTGCTGACCCTTTACAGCCCCAAGAGCGGCTTCGAACCCGACGATACGAAGGAGTTCGTGGAGTACATCCGCGCGAACTGGGATTCGGCCGACATCGACGCCACCGTCACGAAAATCGTGAAAGAGAGCGGTATCTTCACCGTCGATTTTTCGGAGGTTCCGGGATTCATCCCGGCCGTTGCGGGCTATGTCCGCGATATGGAGGCACTGGGCATGAAAGGTGCCCTTGAGAAATTCCTCGCCTGA
- a CDS encoding MFS transporter: MTQYRWVICAMLFFATTVNYLDRQVLSLTWDEFIKPEFHWNEYHYGLITSIFSIVYAVCMLFAGRFIDWMGTKKGYLWAIGVWSVGACMHALCGIATEAWVGLPNAAALRAVEAGSAMAATIAMVSMYFFIAARCILALGEAGNFPAAIKVTAEYFPKKDRAYATSIFNAGASIGALFAPLTIPLLAKAWGWEMAFIVIGALGFIWMGFWVFMYKKPSDHPKVNAAELEYIEQDKHELINGAVAKEQKEEDCPKMSFWKTLSFKQTWAFAFGKFMTDGVWWFFLFWTPSYLNSQFGIKMSEGLGVALIFTLYAITMLSIYGGKLPTIIINKTGLNPYAARMRAMLIFAFFPLLVLLAQPMGTISPWFPIILIGIGGAAHQSWSANIFSTVGDMFPKSAIATVTGIGGMAGGVGSMILQWFAGWLFVHAEETNMTYMGFEGKPAGYFVVFCICAVAYLVGWIVMKALVPKYKPIVLE, translated from the coding sequence ATGACGCAGTATCGCTGGGTCATCTGTGCGATGCTCTTCTTCGCAACGACCGTTAATTACCTCGACCGTCAGGTGCTCTCGCTGACATGGGACGAGTTTATCAAACCCGAATTCCACTGGAACGAGTACCACTACGGACTTATCACTTCGATCTTCTCGATCGTCTACGCCGTCTGCATGCTCTTCGCAGGTCGTTTCATCGACTGGATGGGGACCAAGAAAGGTTACCTGTGGGCCATCGGCGTCTGGTCGGTGGGCGCCTGTATGCACGCTCTCTGCGGCATAGCCACCGAGGCTTGGGTGGGACTTCCCAATGCCGCCGCGCTGCGCGCCGTCGAGGCCGGATCGGCCATGGCAGCGACCATCGCCATGGTCAGCATGTATTTCTTCATCGCCGCGCGCTGCATCCTCGCCTTGGGTGAGGCGGGCAACTTCCCCGCAGCCATCAAGGTGACCGCCGAGTACTTCCCCAAGAAGGACCGCGCCTATGCCACCTCGATCTTCAACGCCGGCGCTTCGATCGGCGCGCTGTTCGCCCCGCTGACCATTCCGCTGCTGGCAAAGGCTTGGGGCTGGGAGATGGCCTTCATCGTGATCGGCGCCTTAGGCTTTATCTGGATGGGTTTCTGGGTCTTCATGTACAAGAAGCCGTCGGATCACCCGAAGGTGAACGCCGCCGAGCTGGAGTACATCGAGCAGGACAAGCACGAGCTTATCAACGGAGCCGTCGCCAAGGAGCAGAAAGAGGAGGATTGCCCCAAGATGTCGTTCTGGAAGACGCTCTCGTTCAAGCAGACTTGGGCTTTCGCCTTCGGTAAGTTCATGACCGACGGCGTGTGGTGGTTCTTCCTCTTCTGGACCCCCTCGTACCTCAATTCGCAGTTCGGGATCAAGATGTCCGAAGGGCTGGGCGTGGCGCTGATCTTCACGCTCTACGCCATCACGATGCTCTCGATCTACGGCGGAAAACTCCCGACCATCATCATCAACAAGACGGGTCTGAACCCCTATGCGGCACGCATGCGCGCCATGCTGATCTTCGCATTCTTCCCGCTGCTGGTGCTGCTGGCACAGCCCATGGGCACCATTTCGCCGTGGTTCCCGATTATCCTGATCGGTATCGGCGGTGCGGCGCACCAGTCGTGGTCGGCCAACATCTTCTCGACCGTGGGCGACATGTTCCCCAAGTCGGCGATCGCTACCGTGACCGGTATCGGCGGCATGGCCGGAGGTGTGGGTTCGATGATCCTGCAATGGTTCGCCGGATGGCTGTTCGTACACGCCGAGGAGACCAACATGACTTACATGGGTTTCGAGGGAAAACCGGCCGGATATTTCGTCGTCTTCTGCATCTGCGCCGTGGCTTATCTCGTCGGCTGGATCGTGATGAAGGCGCTGGTTCCGAAATACAAGCCTATCGTATTGGAATAA
- a CDS encoding bifunctional 4-hydroxy-2-oxoglutarate aldolase/2-dehydro-3-deoxy-phosphogluconate aldolase yields MARFSKMQVLEAIGKTGMVPVFYHADAEIAKQVVKACYEGGVRAFEFTNRGDFASEVFVEVIKFAAKECPEMVLGVGTIVDAPTAALYIQYGANFVVGPYLNAEVAKVCNRHLVPYTPGCGSVTEIGFAQELGCDLTKVFPAGNVGGPSFVKNVKAPLPWSNIMATGAVEPTEENLTAWFKAGVFCVGMGSQLFPKEVIASKDWKAISEKCRFALDVIAKVR; encoded by the coding sequence ATGGCACGTTTTTCAAAAATGCAAGTTCTGGAAGCCATCGGTAAGACCGGTATGGTTCCCGTTTTCTATCACGCTGACGCCGAGATCGCCAAGCAGGTCGTGAAAGCCTGCTACGAGGGCGGCGTGCGCGCTTTCGAGTTCACCAACCGCGGCGATTTCGCTTCGGAGGTATTCGTCGAGGTCATTAAGTTCGCTGCCAAAGAGTGCCCCGAAATGGTGCTGGGCGTCGGTACGATCGTCGATGCCCCGACCGCGGCGCTTTACATCCAGTACGGGGCCAATTTCGTCGTGGGTCCCTACCTGAACGCCGAGGTCGCTAAGGTCTGCAACCGTCATCTGGTTCCCTACACCCCCGGCTGCGGATCGGTCACCGAGATCGGTTTCGCACAGGAGTTGGGCTGCGATCTGACGAAGGTGTTCCCCGCGGGCAACGTGGGCGGCCCGTCGTTCGTCAAGAACGTCAAAGCGCCGCTGCCGTGGTCGAACATCATGGCCACCGGAGCTGTGGAGCCCACCGAGGAAAACCTCACGGCATGGTTCAAAGCCGGTGTTTTCTGCGTGGGCATGGGCTCGCAGCTCTTCCCCAAGGAGGTGATCGCGTCGAAAGACTGGAAAGCCATCTCCGAAAAATGCCGTTTCGCGCTGGACGTAATCGCCAAGGTGCGTTAG
- a CDS encoding sugar kinase: protein MKIVTLGEIMLRLSTPGNTRFVQSDSFDVVYGGGEANVAVSCANYGHEAYFVSKLPKHEIGQSAVNALRKYGVRTDFIARGGDRVGIYYLETGASMRPSKVIYDRAHSSIAEADAADFDFDAIMEGAQWFHWSGITPAISDKAAELTKLACEAAKRHGVTVSVDLNFRKKLWTKEKAQSIMKPLMQYVDVCIGNEEDAELCLGFKPDADVEGGETNAEGYKGIFRQMAETFGFKYVISTLRESFSATHNGWKAMIYNGKEFYESKRYDINPIIDRVGGGDSFSGGVIHGLLTKPTQGEALEFAVAASALKHTINGDFNLVSAEEVESLAGGNASGRVQR, encoded by the coding sequence ATGAAAATCGTAACATTAGGTGAAATCATGCTGCGTCTTTCGACGCCCGGCAATACGCGTTTCGTTCAGTCCGATTCGTTCGACGTCGTTTACGGCGGCGGCGAGGCCAACGTGGCCGTTTCGTGCGCCAACTACGGCCACGAAGCCTATTTCGTCTCGAAGCTCCCGAAGCACGAGATCGGCCAGTCGGCGGTCAACGCGCTGCGCAAGTACGGCGTCCGGACCGATTTCATAGCCCGCGGCGGCGACCGCGTGGGCATCTATTACCTCGAGACCGGCGCTTCGATGCGTCCCTCGAAGGTGATCTATGACCGTGCGCACTCGTCGATCGCCGAGGCCGACGCCGCTGATTTCGATTTCGACGCCATCATGGAGGGCGCCCAGTGGTTCCATTGGTCGGGCATTACGCCTGCGATCTCGGACAAGGCTGCCGAGCTGACGAAGTTGGCCTGCGAGGCCGCCAAGCGTCACGGCGTGACGGTGTCGGTAGACCTGAACTTCCGCAAGAAGCTCTGGACCAAGGAGAAGGCCCAGTCGATCATGAAGCCCCTGATGCAGTATGTCGATGTCTGCATCGGCAACGAGGAGGACGCCGAGCTGTGCCTCGGGTTCAAGCCCGACGCCGATGTCGAGGGCGGCGAGACCAATGCCGAGGGCTACAAGGGCATTTTCCGCCAGATGGCCGAGACGTTCGGGTTCAAGTATGTGATCTCGACGCTGCGCGAGTCGTTCTCGGCGACGCACAACGGCTGGAAAGCCATGATTTACAACGGCAAGGAGTTCTACGAGTCGAAGCGTTACGACATCAACCCGATCATCGACCGCGTGGGCGGCGGCGACTCGTTCTCGGGCGGCGTGATCCACGGCCTGCTGACCAAGCCGACGCAGGGCGAGGCCCTTGAGTTCGCCGTTGCGGCATCGGCCCTGAAACACACCATCAACGGTGACTTCAACCTCGTTTCGGCCGAAGAGGTGGAATCGTTGGCAGGAGGTAACGCCAGCGGCCGCGTCCAGCGCTGA
- the uxaC gene encoding glucuronate isomerase has translation MKQFNDDNFLLQTPTAERLYHDHAAKMPIIDYHCHLIPAYVAEDHRFDNLSKVWLEGDHYKWRAMRTNGVDEKYCTGKDTSDWEKFEKWAETVPYTMRNPLYHWTHLELKTAFGVTELLNPSTAREIYDHCTALLQTPEFHARGLMQHYNVEVVCTTDDPIDSLEHHIKVREDGFATKMLPTWRPDKAMAVESPADFRAYIDRLSEVSGVAISKFADVIDALRVRHKFFESAGCRLSDHGIEEFYAEDYTQSEIDAIFNKVYGGQALTRAEVLKYKTAMMVEFAVMDWETGWTQQFHYGAIRNNNSRMFKQLGADTGFDSIGDFTVGKSMAKFFDMLDREDKLTKTIIYNLNPRDNELVATMIGNFQDGRYGAGKIQFGSGWWFLDQKDGMEKQMNALSTLGLLSRFVGMLTDSRSFLSYPRHEYFRRTLCNLVGNDIENGLLPASEIDFIGREIIEGICYKNAKNFFKF, from the coding sequence ATGAAACAGTTTAACGACGACAACTTCCTGTTGCAGACCCCCACGGCCGAGCGCCTTTACCACGACCATGCGGCCAAGATGCCGATCATCGACTATCATTGCCACCTGATTCCCGCGTATGTCGCCGAGGACCATCGTTTCGACAACCTGTCGAAGGTATGGCTCGAGGGTGACCACTACAAGTGGCGCGCCATGCGTACCAACGGCGTCGATGAGAAGTACTGCACGGGCAAGGATACCTCCGACTGGGAGAAGTTCGAGAAATGGGCCGAGACGGTGCCCTATACGATGCGCAACCCGCTCTACCACTGGACGCACCTCGAACTGAAGACCGCTTTCGGCGTGACGGAGCTGCTGAACCCCTCGACGGCCCGCGAGATTTACGACCACTGTACGGCCTTGCTCCAGACGCCCGAGTTCCATGCCCGCGGTCTGATGCAGCACTATAATGTCGAGGTGGTCTGCACGACGGACGACCCGATCGACTCGCTCGAACACCATATTAAGGTCCGTGAGGACGGTTTTGCGACCAAGATGCTCCCCACATGGCGTCCCGACAAGGCGATGGCCGTGGAGTCCCCGGCCGATTTCCGCGCCTACATCGACCGTCTTTCGGAGGTTTCGGGCGTTGCGATCTCGAAATTCGCCGACGTGATCGACGCCCTGCGCGTGCGTCACAAGTTCTTCGAGTCGGCGGGATGCCGCCTTTCGGACCACGGCATCGAGGAGTTCTACGCCGAGGATTACACCCAGAGCGAGATCGACGCCATCTTTAATAAGGTATACGGCGGTCAGGCGCTGACCCGCGCCGAGGTGCTCAAGTACAAGACCGCCATGATGGTCGAATTCGCCGTCATGGACTGGGAGACGGGCTGGACGCAGCAGTTCCACTACGGCGCCATCCGCAACAACAACAGCCGCATGTTCAAGCAGTTGGGTGCCGATACGGGCTTCGATTCGATCGGCGACTTCACGGTCGGCAAGTCGATGGCCAAATTCTTCGACATGCTCGACCGCGAAGACAAACTCACCAAGACCATTATTTACAACCTCAATCCCCGCGACAACGAGCTCGTCGCCACGATGATCGGTAACTTTCAGGACGGCCGTTACGGTGCCGGGAAGATCCAGTTCGGTTCGGGATGGTGGTTCCTCGACCAGAAGGACGGCATGGAGAAGCAGATGAACGCCCTCTCGACGCTGGGCCTGCTGAGCCGTTTCGTCGGCATGCTGACCGACTCGCGGTCGTTCCTCTCGTACCCGCGCCACGAGTATTTCCGCCGCACGCTGTGCAACTTGGTGGGCAACGACATCGAGAACGGCCTGCTGCCCGCCTCGGAGATCGACTTCATCGGACGGGAGATCATCGAGGGCATCTGCTACAAGAATGCTAAGAATTTCTTCAAATTTTAA
- a CDS encoding DUF4861 family protein gives MKNMILGIAAALTAACTPGLKVDVANTTQIERDDETVEIAWSEVTALEGVTPENVVVLNDDNEQIPSQVLFRGTAEPQALIFQTDADPMETKRFRIATGVRENYPAEAFGRAVPERYDDYAWENNKVAYRLYGPALETSPEKLVTPGIDVWVKCTDKLVIDEWYARGNYHHNYGDGMDCYKVGVTLGSGASLPFAGGKFWMMGHNYTTARTLDNGPIRTTVELTYAPFDVDGTPVSLTKTISLDANQRFNRMDNVYEGDFAAMPIAAGFVRHDVKRVMTGDGWMGMVEAVSDSKDPVRDGDIYLGVILPGAEMLADTLGHAVAVKSVKPGQTLTYYAGSGWSQGGVEDMGEWVEEIGTAQAAAVSPLRVTVRK, from the coding sequence ATGAAAAACATGATTCTTGGGATTGCAGCCGCGCTGACGGCCGCCTGCACCCCCGGCCTGAAGGTCGATGTCGCCAACACGACCCAGATCGAACGCGACGACGAAACCGTCGAGATCGCTTGGTCCGAGGTGACCGCACTCGAGGGCGTGACCCCGGAGAACGTCGTCGTCCTGAACGACGACAACGAGCAGATTCCCTCGCAGGTGCTTTTCCGCGGCACGGCGGAGCCTCAGGCGCTGATCTTCCAGACCGACGCCGACCCGATGGAGACCAAGCGTTTCAGGATCGCCACGGGCGTGCGTGAGAACTACCCTGCCGAGGCATTCGGCCGCGCGGTTCCCGAGCGTTACGACGACTATGCGTGGGAGAACAACAAGGTGGCCTACCGTCTCTACGGCCCCGCGCTGGAAACCTCGCCCGAGAAACTCGTCACCCCGGGCATCGACGTGTGGGTGAAGTGCACCGACAAGCTGGTGATCGACGAGTGGTACGCCCGCGGCAACTACCACCACAACTACGGCGACGGCATGGACTGCTACAAGGTGGGCGTGACGCTCGGTTCGGGGGCTTCGCTGCCGTTCGCGGGCGGCAAGTTCTGGATGATGGGCCATAACTACACCACGGCCCGGACGCTGGACAACGGCCCGATCCGCACCACCGTCGAACTGACCTACGCGCCGTTCGACGTCGACGGCACCCCCGTGTCGCTCACCAAGACCATCTCGCTCGACGCCAACCAGCGTTTCAACCGCATGGACAACGTCTACGAGGGCGATTTCGCCGCAATGCCGATCGCCGCGGGCTTCGTGCGCCACGACGTGAAACGCGTGATGACGGGCGACGGCTGGATGGGGATGGTCGAGGCCGTTTCGGACTCGAAAGACCCCGTGCGCGACGGCGACATCTATCTGGGCGTGATCCTGCCCGGCGCCGAGATGCTGGCCGACACGCTGGGCCACGCCGTGGCCGTGAAGAGCGTGAAGCCGGGCCAGACGCTGACCTACTATGCCGGTTCGGGCTGGAGTCAAGGCGGCGTCGAAGACATGGGCGAATGGGTCGAGGAGATCGGCACGGCACAGGCCGCCGCCGTGAGTCCGCTCCGGGTGACGGTCCGCAAATAA